One Pongo pygmaeus isolate AG05252 chromosome 10, NHGRI_mPonPyg2-v2.0_pri, whole genome shotgun sequence genomic window carries:
- the LOC129010432 gene encoding olfactory receptor 6C2-like codes for MRNHTAITTFILLGLTDDPKLQVVLFIFLFLTYIFSVAGNLTIITLTLLDSCLKTPMYFFLQNFSFLEVSFTTVCIPRFLYTLTTGDNTVTYNVCATQLFFVVLFAATEFFLLAAMSYDCYVATCKPLHYTTIMNNRACTTFILCCWFSGLLIIIPPLGIGLQLEFCDSNVIDHFGCDASPILQITCSDTVFIERIVLSFAMLTLIITLVCVVLSYTYIIKTILKFSSVQQRKKAFSTCSSHMIVVSITYGSCIFIYIKPSAKEGVAINKVVSMLITSVAPLLNPFIYTLRKKQVKDAFKDAVKRIAFLTKK; via the coding sequence ATGAGAAATCATACAGCAATAACAACATTCATTCTGCTGGGATTGACAGATGACCCAAAACTACAAGTTgtgcttttcatatttttgtttctcacCTATATATTTAGTGTGGCTGGGAATCTCACCATTATCACCCTGACACTTTTGGATTCCTGCCTTAAAACacccatgtatttttttctccaaaatttctCTTTCTTAGAAGTCTCATTCACAACTGTCTGTATTCCCAGATTTCTATACACCCTGACAACTGGAGATAATACTGTTACCTATAATGTTTGTGCCAcccaattattttttgttgtccTTTTTGCAGCAACGGAATTTTTTCTCCTTGCTGCCATGTCCTATGACTGCTATGTAGCCACTTGTAAGCCTCTGCATTACACAACCATCATGAACAACAGAGCCTGCACTACATTCATTCTCTGCTGCTGGTTTTCTGGCCTGTTGATCATCATCCCACCTCTTGGCATAGGCCTCCAGCTGGAATTCTGTGACTCGAATGTGATTGATCATTTTGGCTGTGATGCAtctcccattctacagataaCCTGCTCAGACACAGTGTTTATAGAGAGAATTGTCTTAAGTTTTGCCATGCTGACACTCATTATTACCCTAGTATGTGTAGTCCTCTCCTATACATACATCATCAAGACCATTCTAAAATTCTCTTCTGTTCAACAAAGGAAAAAGGCTTTCTCTACATGCTCTTCCCATATGATTGTTGTTTCCATCACCTATGGTAGCTGCATCTTCATTTACATCAAACCTTCAGCAAAGGAAGGAGTGGCCATTAACAAGGTGGTTTCTATGCTCATTACTTCAGTTGCCCCTTTGCTTAACCCATTCATTTATACACTTCGAAAGAAACAGGTGAAAGATGCCTTCAAAGATGCAGTCAAACGGATTGCATTTCTGACGAAGAAGTAA